In Pedosphaera parvula Ellin514, the sequence CAAAGAAAGCTGATCGACAATTTGCCCACCACCAGTGCATCCGTGATTTGCCTTGATGCCGATTGGCAAAAGATTGCGGCGCACGGGACACACAATCCCGAGGCCACGGTCAGTCCTGAAAATTTAATTTACGTCATTTATACTTCCGGTTCCACCGGGCGGCCCAAAGGGGCGGGAGTGTACCATCGAGGCTTCATGAACCTGATGCACTGGTTCGTGACTGAGTTTTCGATTACTTCGGAGGATAACGTCCTGCTCGTCAGTTCCCTTAGCTTTGATCTGACCCAAAAAAATCTCTACGCAACCTTATTGTGCGGAGGACAACTTCACCTGCTTCCCAGCGGACCTTACGAACCTGGACAAATCGCAGGTCTGGTGCATCAGCACAGGATTACTCTGCTGAATTGTACGCCAAGTGCATTTTACCCATTGATCGAACCGGCAACCGTCCCGGCTATGGAAAGAGTTTCGTCTCTGCGGTGCGTGTTGCTCGGCGGTGAGCCCATTTCAATCCTGCGACTCAAACCCTGGCTCGAGAACGAAATCTGCCGCGCGGAAGTTGCTAACACCTACGGCCCGACTGAGTGCACGGATATTTGCGGATGTTACCGGCTGAATCGCGGGAACATGCATCGATTCGATTTCGTCCCACTTGGCAAACCGATTTACAACGTTCAACTTGCGATTCTCAATCCAGATTTATCTCTCTGCGACATCGGTCAGGCTGGCGAACTTTACGTGGCTGGCGAAGGTGTGGGCGCTGGTTACATCAATGATTCCGCGCTGACTTCAGCGAAGTTTATCAGGAATCCGCTGCCTGAAATTCCCGGCCCACTCATTTATAAGACAGGTGATCTTGTTCGCTACCTTCCGGATGGCAATATTGAGTTCCTCGGCCGTATGGACCATCAAGTCAAAATCCGGGGCTTTCGGATTGAACTCCATGAAATAGAGAACGCCTTGGCAAGTCTTCCAGCGATCCAGGAAAGCGTCGTGATCGTGCATCAGCCTTCTCCTCTGGGGCGGGGCGGAATTGCGTTCGCAGCCGATCCGAGGTTGATTGCCTATTACGTTCTTAAAAACGGCCAATCCCTTGAGGCAGCTGAAATACGCCAGACTCTCAGGCAAAAGTTACCTGATTACATGGTGCCATCTGCATTCATGCGGCTTGAAAGATTTCCTTTATCACCGAACGGCAAGGTCGATCGCAGGGCGTTGCCAGGTCCTGAGCTTTCTTCGACCGCACAAAACCCGGTCGTTTCGGTTCCCCAGACACAAGCGGAACAGGCCATTGCGAAAATCTGGCAGGAAGTTCTCGCAGGCGCTCAAGCAGGATTGGATGACAACTTCTTTGACCTGGGTGGAAACTCCATTCAACTCGCGCAGGTTCACAGCAAACTCTGCGAACAGTTCAAACTGGATTTGTCTATTACCAAGCTGTTCGAATTTACAACCATTGCCACGCTGGCTAGGCACTTGAGTGTTCAACCAGATGGTAAGCCCGGGGCGCAGGAGTTTCAGGATCGTGCTCGAAAACAACAGCAAACTCTGGCCCGCCAGAGACACCTCGCCATCGGTAAATAGTAGGAATTGAGGAGAGAAGGTGCACTCGATGAATAATTCAGAATTAGTGGAAACCAATTTTGAAACCGGCGTCGCAATTATCGGCATGTCCGGACGTTTTCCCGGTGCCAAAAGTGTCACTGCATTCTGGGAGAATCTTAAGAATGGTGTCGAGACCATTTCCCGTTTCCAGGAGGAGGAGCTTGAGTTTAGGAACGGCACCGAAATAGCGAAACAACAGGGCCACAAATTTGTAAAAGCCCGTGCCATCTTCGATGACGTTGATATGTTTGATGCTGCCTTCTTTGGGATTTATCCGAAGGAAGCCGAAGTGATGGACCCGCAGCACCGTGTTTTCCTCGAATGCTGTTGGGAAGCCTTGGAATCCGCCGGATACGACCCTGAAGCGTATCCGGGTTTGATTGGGGTCTATGCCGGGTTGAGCATGAACACCTACTTGCTTGCGAACCTGGTCGCGAACCGGGCATTTGCTGAAAGATTCACTGGTTCATACCAGGTCGGCTCCTACCAGGTAATGCTTGGGAACGATAAGGATTTCCTTCCGACACGTATTTCCTACAAGCTGAATCTCCGCGGTCCGAGCATTGCCATTCAAAGCGCATGCTCTACGTCGCTTGTGGCAATATCCCAAGCTTGTCTCAATTTGATGAATTACCAGTGCGATATGGCGCTGTCTGGCGGGGTATCGATCACTTTCCCCCAAAAACGTGACTACCTTTATGAAGAGGATGGCATGGTTTCCGCGGATGGAACCTGCCGCGCTTTTGATTCCAAGGCACAGGGAACAGTCTTTGGCCACGGTGCTGGCGTTGTTCTCTTAAAGCGGCTGGCTGATGCAATTGCGGATGGTGATCATATTCTCGCGGTCATCAAGGGATCAGCCGTCAACAATGATGGCTCGGTGAAAATTGGTTACGCCGCACCCAGTGTTCAGGCACAGGCAGATGTGATCGCCATGGCACAGGCTGCCGCCGGAGTTGGAGCGGAATCGATTTCTTATATTGAGGCGCACGGAACAGGCACAGTGCTGGGTGATCCCATCGAAATTGCTGCTCTAACCAAAGCTTTTCGGATCACCACTGAGGCGAAGGGTTTCTGCGGCATCGGGACCGGGAAAACCAACATTGGCCATTTGGATGTTGCTGCAGGTGTAACCGGTTTGATCAAGACCGTTCTCTCTCTCCAGAACCAGATGCTGCCTCCGATGCTCCATTTCGAGCAGCCCAATCCCAATATCGATTTTGCCAATAGTCCATTTTATCCGGTCACGAAACTCACCGAATGGAAATCCGGTCCTGCGCCTCGCCGTGCGGGAGTGAGTGCTTTCGGCGTCGGAGGAACCAATGCGCACGTGGTGTTGGAGGAGGCGCCAGCGCTTCAGTCTTCAGACGATTCGCGCTCACAACAGCTTTTGATACTCTCGGCCAGGACTCCCTCTGCGTTGGATCAAATGACGGCAAACCTGGCTTCGCATTTGGAAAGCCATCCCGAAGTTGTTCTGGCGGATGTAGCCTGCACCTTGCAAAAGGGGCGGCGCGCTTTCAGTCATCGCCGGATGCTCGTGTGCGCTGATCGAAGCGAGGCCATCACAGCTCTGAAATCGCTTGATTCCAGGCGTGTGATCTCACAACAGCAAACATTGCGAAATCCACCTGTGGTGTTCATGTTTCCAGGGCAGGGCACTCAGTACCTCAACATGGGCGTGGAACTCTACCGGACTGAGCGGGTATTTCGCGAAGAGGTAGATCTCTGTGCGGCGATTTTGCAACCTCATTTCGGATTCGATTTAAGATCAGTCCTTTATCCTTCAGCCGAAAGGAAAGGGTCTGCGGGGCAGCAGCTCAATCAAGTCTCCGTGACGCAGTCGGCAATTTTCACAATTGAATATGCTCTCGCAAGGCTCTGGATGTCATGGGGCATTGTGCCTCAAGCGTTGATAGGCCAAAGCATTGGCGAATATGTTGCTGCAACTCTTGCCGGTGTTTTCTCGTTGGGGGATGCGCTCGGTCTGCTGGCTGCCCGTGCCCGGCTTATGCAATCGTTGCCTGCCGGCTCCATGCTTGCTGTTCGACTTCCAGCCAGGGAACTCGAGCCCATTCTGAATGGAAAGCTTTCACTAGCTGCCATTAACGGCCCATCCTTGAGCGTGGTTTCAGGACCGACGAGAGTTTTGGAGGAATTTCAAACCAAACTTGGTAAAGTCGCCAGCCGTTTCCTTCCCACCTCGCACGGGTTCCACTCTGCCATGATGGATCCCATCCTGGAGCCCTTCACTGATCTCGCGGCAAAAGTTCCACACCGTGCATCCCAAATTCCCTGGCTTTCAACCCTTAGCGGAAACTGGATGACGGCGGATGATGTGGCTGACCCTCGTTACTGGTCCAGGCAGCTTCGTCAGACTGTCCGGATGGCCGATGGCCTCCAGCAGTTGATCCAGGATCCGCAACGCATATTGTTGGAGGTGGGACCGGGACAGACACTGAGCACGCTGGCACGACAGCAGCCCGAAAAAGAATCCGAGCAGGTCGTGCTCGCTTCATTGCACCATTCGCAGGAAGAAGGACACGATTTCGCCACACTTCTGAACTCTTTGGGCCGGCTCTGGTTGAACGGAGTCGGAATTGACTGGAATGCCTTTTATCAGGACGAGCGGCGTTTGCGCGTGCCATTACCGACTTATCCATTTGAACGAAAACGTTATTGGGTCGATCCCACCAAATCTGAAATCGATGATGGTGTCTCTTCAGTTCCTGTGATGAATGCGTCGCATGCGCATAGTCCGACTATTGAAGGCGAACCTGCCAATCTGGAGACACTGCAGCCCAAAACTGAGACTATTATGCCTGCGACACCGACAACCACCGCCGATGCCTCCACTCGCAAGGAGCGGATTGCTGCCCAACTCAGCGCGTTGGTCCGAGATCTCTCCGGCTTGAATGAATCGGAAATCGATTTCTCCGTTTCCTTTTTGGAAATGGGTTTTGACTCCTTGTTCCTGACGCAGGCGAGTCAGGCTTTCCAGGAAAAGTTCGGCATCAAAATCACTTTCCGTCAGATGTTGGATGATCTCTCCATGGTTAACACCCTGGCAGAATACATCGACCAAAAACTGCCAGCCGATGCGCTGCCTGCACCTGCTGTCGTGCAACCAACAACCACTCAATCCACCGCCGCTCTCGGCCAGCAGCAGATGGCCACGGCACAGATAGGAAATGCCGTTCCGGCCAACGGTTCACTTTTGGAAAAGGTGTTGGCGCAACAATTCCAAATCATGCAGCAGCAGTTGGAAATGTTGCGAGGGGAAACTGGATCGAGGGCGATACCTGTTGTTCCTGCCGCTTTAACCCAACCTTCAGACCTTGCAAAGGGAACCGGAATCAAAGTTCCGACTTCTGCACCGGCTGAACCTGAGAAAGAGTTCAAACGGTTTGGTCCGTACAAACCGATTGAGAAAGGTGCCAGGGGTGGATTGACGCCGCGCCAGCAAAACCATCTGGATGAGTTGATGGTCCGGTATACGAAAAAGACGCCTGGTTCCAAAGCCTACACTGCCGAACATCGCAAACACTTCGCTGATCCGCGTGCAGTCGCCGGTTTCAAATCCAACTGGAAGGAAATTGTTTATCCGATTGTCTCCGTTCGTTCCTCAGGTTCGAAGCTGTGGGATGTCGATGGAAATGAATATGTGGATTTGACCATGGGCTTCGGTCTGAACTTTTTCGGTCATTCTCCTTCCTGGGTGACCGAAGCCGTTGTCGAGCAGTTGAAACTCGGTGTTGAAATTGGGCCGCAGAATCCGCTGGCGGGCAAGGTCGCCAAACTTTTCTGTGAGTTCACGGGCATGGAACGTGCCACCTTTTGCAATACTGGCTCCGAGGCCGTGATGGCGGCGATTCGTCTCTCACGCACTGTGACTGGACGCAAGAAGGTTGTGTTCTTCGCCGGTGGTTACCACGGCACGTTCGATGAAGTATTGGCGCGGGGCATTTCCAGCAATGGCGAACTGCGCACTACTCCGATTGCTCCGGGCATTCCCCAAAGCCTGGTCGAAAACATGATTGTTCTCGAATACGGTGCGCCGGGTTCGTTGGAAGTAATCCGGGCGCATGCGGATGAACTTGCCGCCGTTTTGGTCGAGCCGGTTCAGAGCCGCAAGCCCGACTTGCAGCCACGGGAATTTTTGCATGAGCTTCGATCCATCACCGAGAAGTCAGGAACGGCACTTATTTTTGACGAAGTCGTTACCGGTTTCCGTTGCCATCCCGGCGGTGCTCAGGCCTGGTTTGGAATCAAAGCGGATCTGGCTACCTACGGCAAGGTGGTTGGCGGGGGAATTCCTGTCGGCATTCTGGCGGGTAAATCCATGTATATGGATGCGCTCGACGGTGGAAACTGGAATTATGGTGATGATTCCTTCCCGGAAGTCGGTGTCACTTTCTTTGCCGGTACTTTTGTGCGGCATCCGATTGCGATGGCCGCTTGCTGGGCGGTGTTGAATCATCTGAAGCAGGAAGGGCCGAAGCTTCAGGAACGACTGAATGCACGCGTTGAGAAATTTGTCGGTGAACTGAATCATCATTTCGAGGAAATTCAGGTTCCCATCCGCCTGCCTCATTTTAGTTCGTGGTTTGTGGTGGAGTATGCACATGATCTGAAAT encodes:
- a CDS encoding non-ribosomal peptide synthetase; this encodes MKQPTRHQLLVEWNATAYTFPAGRCVHQHFEDQAAATPNAVAVGFGKQTLTFRDLNTRANQVAHFLRSCGVGPNVLVGISVERCFEAVIGVLGILKAGGAYVPLDPSYPQERLSFMLQDARAPVLLTQRKLIDNLPTTSASVICLDADWQKIAAHGTHNPEATVSPENLIYVIYTSGSTGRPKGAGVYHRGFMNLMHWFVTEFSITSEDNVLLVSSLSFDLTQKNLYATLLCGGQLHLLPSGPYEPGQIAGLVHQHRITLLNCTPSAFYPLIEPATVPAMERVSSLRCVLLGGEPISILRLKPWLENEICRAEVANTYGPTECTDICGCYRLNRGNMHRFDFVPLGKPIYNVQLAILNPDLSLCDIGQAGELYVAGEGVGAGYINDSALTSAKFIRNPLPEIPGPLIYKTGDLVRYLPDGNIEFLGRMDHQVKIRGFRIELHEIENALASLPAIQESVVIVHQPSPLGRGGIAFAADPRLIAYYVLKNGQSLEAAEIRQTLRQKLPDYMVPSAFMRLERFPLSPNGKVDRRALPGPELSSTAQNPVVSVPQTQAEQAIAKIWQEVLAGAQAGLDDNFFDLGGNSIQLAQVHSKLCEQFKLDLSITKLFEFTTIATLARHLSVQPDGKPGAQEFQDRARKQQQTLARQRHLAIGK
- a CDS encoding hybrid non-ribosomal peptide synthetase/type I polyketide synthase, coding for MNNSELVETNFETGVAIIGMSGRFPGAKSVTAFWENLKNGVETISRFQEEELEFRNGTEIAKQQGHKFVKARAIFDDVDMFDAAFFGIYPKEAEVMDPQHRVFLECCWEALESAGYDPEAYPGLIGVYAGLSMNTYLLANLVANRAFAERFTGSYQVGSYQVMLGNDKDFLPTRISYKLNLRGPSIAIQSACSTSLVAISQACLNLMNYQCDMALSGGVSITFPQKRDYLYEEDGMVSADGTCRAFDSKAQGTVFGHGAGVVLLKRLADAIADGDHILAVIKGSAVNNDGSVKIGYAAPSVQAQADVIAMAQAAAGVGAESISYIEAHGTGTVLGDPIEIAALTKAFRITTEAKGFCGIGTGKTNIGHLDVAAGVTGLIKTVLSLQNQMLPPMLHFEQPNPNIDFANSPFYPVTKLTEWKSGPAPRRAGVSAFGVGGTNAHVVLEEAPALQSSDDSRSQQLLILSARTPSALDQMTANLASHLESHPEVVLADVACTLQKGRRAFSHRRMLVCADRSEAITALKSLDSRRVISQQQTLRNPPVVFMFPGQGTQYLNMGVELYRTERVFREEVDLCAAILQPHFGFDLRSVLYPSAERKGSAGQQLNQVSVTQSAIFTIEYALARLWMSWGIVPQALIGQSIGEYVAATLAGVFSLGDALGLLAARARLMQSLPAGSMLAVRLPARELEPILNGKLSLAAINGPSLSVVSGPTRVLEEFQTKLGKVASRFLPTSHGFHSAMMDPILEPFTDLAAKVPHRASQIPWLSTLSGNWMTADDVADPRYWSRQLRQTVRMADGLQQLIQDPQRILLEVGPGQTLSTLARQQPEKESEQVVLASLHHSQEEGHDFATLLNSLGRLWLNGVGIDWNAFYQDERRLRVPLPTYPFERKRYWVDPTKSEIDDGVSSVPVMNASHAHSPTIEGEPANLETLQPKTETIMPATPTTTADASTRKERIAAQLSALVRDLSGLNESEIDFSVSFLEMGFDSLFLTQASQAFQEKFGIKITFRQMLDDLSMVNTLAEYIDQKLPADALPAPAVVQPTTTQSTAALGQQQMATAQIGNAVPANGSLLEKVLAQQFQIMQQQLEMLRGETGSRAIPVVPAALTQPSDLAKGTGIKVPTSAPAEPEKEFKRFGPYKPIEKGARGGLTPRQQNHLDELMVRYTKKTPGSKAYTAEHRKHFADPRAVAGFKSNWKEIVYPIVSVRSSGSKLWDVDGNEYVDLTMGFGLNFFGHSPSWVTEAVVEQLKLGVEIGPQNPLAGKVAKLFCEFTGMERATFCNTGSEAVMAAIRLSRTVTGRKKVVFFAGGYHGTFDEVLARGISSNGELRTTPIAPGIPQSLVENMIVLEYGAPGSLEVIRAHADELAAVLVEPVQSRKPDLQPREFLHELRSITEKSGTALIFDEVVTGFRCHPGGAQAWFGIKADLATYGKVVGGGIPVGILAGKSMYMDALDGGNWNYGDDSFPEVGVTFFAGTFVRHPIAMAACWAVLNHLKQEGPKLQERLNARVEKFVGELNHHFEEIQVPIRLPHFSSWFVVEYAHDLKYASLLWFYLRELGVHIWEGRPCYFTLAHTEEDFAFLNRAFKEAVAKMQSAGFLPETPGASGCAAISAGTSSPATVPVTEAQREIWFSTQMGDEANCAYNESNTLHFEGDLKVVALQQSLQKLVGRHDALRSTFSPDGEVLHIAPELILEIAFEDLSALSSGDADSKIAAIQANEAKLPFNLVKGPLLRFQLLKVSPIKHLVVMTAHHLVCDGWSFGVFAHELCELYNEAVGGKRADLPKAMQFSEYAQLQVQKKDSAEVKEAEAYWVKQFAEAPPILELPTDYPRPAVKTFNGALESIVMDPERFKQLKKVSAQRGNTLFATLLAGFNVLLRRLTGQSDLVVGIPAASQAKAGSNELVGHCLNFLPMRTRLDGNSTFTEFVASLKKAVLDAYDHQNYTFGTLINKLKLPRHSGRLPLVSVMFNIDKAGLDRLKFAGLKFDVTTNAKRHVNFDIFFNLTQGDNKLEVQCEFNTDLFDRATIRRWLSHFEALIQGIIENSDQPLDELPILNETDRRQILLGWNSTRKAYLKDKTIHAVFEEQASRRPEATALRFQGKQITYAELNRRADGLAAQLQLLGVKPGVMAGIFVERSIEMVVGVMAIMKAGGAYVPMDPAFPKEHLGYLVEDARMPVIVTQQKLVSELPPHKAQIVLVDTAPGGGSIAPVKSPATAEDLAYVIFTSSSTGRPKGVQISHRAVVNFLNSMRREPGLSSQDILLAVTTLSFDSAGLEIFLPLTTGACVVVASRETISDGNQLLKLLNDSKPTVMQATPATWRLLLEVGWQGSSTLKILVGGEACPRELANTLVTKGSSVWNMYGTTETTIWSATCRLQAGEGQVVIGRPIDNTQIYIVARNLQPVPVGVPGVLLIGGDGLARGYLDRPELTREKFIADPFSTKAGARLYKTGDLARFLPDGMIEYLGHIDHQVKVRGFRSERGEIETILGQYPEIRENAVVAREDQSGHEDIVGYVVANDKNTNGSSTTHSEAEHWRSQKDKLFT